TAGGCCTTACTATCGATCATGCTCTCCGGGAACTCATAAAGAATGCCCAGCGTTTTCGGATCGATGATTTTGCCGTCGCGCACATTGCGCCAGTAATCTAGACGTTCTTTAAACACGCCCGCCGGTGGTTCATCACTTTGCGTTGTGAGGTAGATCACCCATCCTTCATTACGTGATACCTGCCCGCCAAGCGCTTCCATAAACATGGCTTCCGCGTTCGCCCGCTTACCGAACAACCAGAGTTCATCCACGAGGATGCGACCGGACTTCTTACCGGACACGGTGTCGGTATCCGCAGCCACAACTTTTAATGTATTGCGCGTCACCCGGTGGGTAATGGTGCGAATATGATCCTGTATCTGGAACATATCGGTCAATTCTTCGTCGGCGCGGATCATGCCGGCGGCAGGCTTAAAGCTGTTATCGGCGACCTCCTTGGTTGGTGCCAGGATCAGGTGCTCCTCGTCCTCACGCCAGCACAAGATCAGCGCGGTCAGCATAATGCCCGCCGCGATGGTCGATTTGGTGTTCTTCTTGGAAATCAGCAAACCATATTCCCGGATCAGCTGGTTTCCCGTATCAGCCTCATAACCGCCGAAAATGGCTTTCACGAAGTCAAACACCCAGGCCTCAGAACACTCACCGAACGTGGGTTTGCCCGGGAGGTCGGAAACACGCAGTTCCCGGAAAATACCCAGCGCCTGCTCTGCCTGGTCAGGGAAGATCGGAGGCGTAATAATGGACGCCCCTGCGACCAGGAGGGATTCCCAGTCGGGGCATGCTGTTGTCCACTGTGCCATGAATTACCCTCCCTTATTGTTCACAACCAGTTTTGGCGGTGCCATGGATCCAAACTTACTGGCACCTGCTGCCACCTTCGCAGCAGCATTGCGCGCTTCTTTTTTTCCTGTCTCCCCTTTTTTAGGGTGAATGTAGGGCAGCATGGCCTTCGCCGCATCTTTCCGGACGTCAATTTCTTCTTTGGTATCGTTCATCACGGACATGAGAAATTTGAGTGGATCATCAAAAGAGCCAACTGTTGGCGGTGATTCCGGTACCGGGATTTTTTCCGGGTTGTTTACTACTGGGGTATAAACATTTCTCCGGCACGCGGGTTCATCATCTGTCTCGATGACTTCTCTCTTTTTTCGGTCAATAAAAGCGATGACTTCCGGGTCTTTAGCAAGCTGCGAACCCTTTGAGCGCGCGGATTTCTCCGAATAACCCGCCTGAATTGCCGCACCTGTCTGAGACATACCGGACATCAGCGCCACCGCGAATTTTCGCTTTTGCGCTGTTAACATGTTTATACCCTCCAGAGGGGGATTTTTTCTGTGCGTGAGAGGGGGTGCGGTGTCCAGGGCGATCGATGTTTACTCCCCGACCCTCCCCCCCACTGATGATAATAGCTATCATTTGAATTGAAATGGTTTCATATGCAATCATTTTTGATGGCATTCGATAAACATTCTCGTTTGAATCAGATCGCCATGAAGGACTGTCCTTCATTATCACCCGGCACGTCGTGTTTCAGAGCTTCCTCGTCAGGTTTGCCAGCGGCAACTTCGCGTGCCGACTTCCCGGCGTGGCATTCGGTGCAAAGCGTCCACAGATTCCGCTCCGAGTTATCACCGCCGAACTGCAACGCGATGCGGTGATCAAGTTCGCTCTCGTGCAGATCGGCAGCGCGTGAGCACATGCAACAATGCCCACCATCACGCACCCAAATGCGACGCTTTAGCCCGACGCGGGCGCTGCCGCTGATGCGCCGATGCTCACCGTATACAGGCTTAATGCGGCACGTATCGATGACCTTCAGCCTCGGCTTTAACGTAGTCAGCTTAGCCATGTAACCTCCATGCGCGACGGCGTTCGTGGCGCGGCTGTCTGTCATGGTGCCTCTCTACCGGCACGCCGTCAGCATGATCCACCAGCGAAAAACACGGGTAAATTACCGGGCCGCCGCATGCATCACCTACCGCATAATCAGCGGGCTTGCCGCTATCCCAGCGCTGCAGCACTTTCGGTATGAGAGATGGCGGTACGCTGTAGCACACCGCGTGTAACAGGCGCTGCAAGGTAATGTGCTCCGCTCTGTCCCGGTCAGCGGCGATTAGCTTTGTGGCTATCTCCAGCTGATACTGTGGCGGTCGGCCGGTACCAAGATAAAAGCTCAGCATGTCGTCAGGGAATCGGGATAACCAGTCGATAACCTTTGCAACGAACCCTTGAACCGGCAGCGCGTCATCCTCCAGAACTACCACGCGGCATTCCTGCCGTGCTGCCCACTCTAATGCTCGGTGGTGATTCCAGTTTGCGCCATGACCTGTTTCATCAATGAATAGATGTGCTTGCAGCTGGTCAGCCAGGAGCTGAGCATGTTCTATTCGTAAACGGTGGGCAATCACAACAAAAGCGATGTCTGTATCCATTAAATAAACCTCGCCCCAAATATATTAAGGAGGTAATCTCGCAAAAAAACAGGGGGCATTATGAAAAACTTGATACTTAGTGTGATTGCTAAAATTTCCAAAATGGACGCAGAAGCTAAACAGCTTGCGGCCAAAGTAGAAGCTCAGTCTCTGCTGATAGGTGCGTTATTACTGACAGTTGGAAAGAATGGCGGTATGAGCGAAATGCTTGAGAATGTCAGGAAAGCGATTAACGCAGCTCTCGATGCAGCCGACACACCGTTAAAATCCGACGCTGAAATATTATTGAATGAATTCAACGAACTTATTTTATTAACACAGTTACTTGAGACCAACGATTCAGAAATCGATACCGAATCCTTAAAGTAAACCCCAGGCGAAACGACTACTGACTAAATCCAACCTTCAAAGCTGGAGTTGAGTCTCCAGCTTCTACTTATGCTTCAATCATGCGTACTCTTGACCGATACCTTCAGATGTAAACACGGCATAGTCTTCATGCCACCAGCAACCCTCCATTAAAAAAAACCGCACGATGGCGGCTACTGTTTGAATATCAGGATGTTGTTTTGTATTAACCCTGGTTAAGGTAAGTCCTCAGCCCGTCAGTGGTGGGACACTGCCGAAACCGAATACAGAGAAATGGCTGAAAACCTCTGTGAAGGAAATAAAATGAACGAAGAAATTCATCTCAACCTTGAGTGTACGTTGAAAAGCCTTGCTGATGCTGAACGCGAGATTGGCGAATTGAAAATGGTCGTTGGTTTAATGCTAGCTAAACTGCCTACCAATGAACGTGAAGCTGTGATAAATGAACTACGTTCGTGGGGTTTCCCTGAGAAGGCCAACGAATTTGATCAATTTGTCCATCCACGTCCTGCCCGTTAAACTAATAAATCCAGACCGCTTAATAGACCACTTATAATGAGTGGTCTCCACATTGTTTTCAGATTTCATGTAACCTCCTAATTTATTTATGGCGCCACCAGGCGTTTTCTTTGCCGATGCCATCAGTTTTGAACACGGTATGAACCAGAGGGCCGGTGACAAGCCTGTCAGAGAATGACTGCGCGACAACACCGAACGCCATCATGTCACCCACTGCGGCGCCAGCCTGCTCTTTCTTCCAGAAGCGATAACTCTCGATCCGGTAGTAGATACGAATGATGGCGTGAGCAAACGCCATTACATCAATGCGGGAACCACCTAACAGGCCAGCATTAAGCATCACATCGCTGCGGTGCGCTTCAATGAACTCCTGATAGATACGCTCAGGATGATTTTGTTTTGCCCATACGTCACCGTAGGTCTTCGGTTCTGAACCGACATAAACTTTACCGGGTTGCATTTCAACCCACGGCGAACGAAGCATTTCGACATCGGTACCATCGGTACACCAGACAAACCGGTATTCAGGGTGATCGCGCAGATGTTGCCAGATGTGCAGCCAGCGTCGGAAGTAGACATTCATTTTCACATCAGGAACACGGAAAAGCTCAACGTCTGCCGGAGAAGTCTGCAATTCATCCACCAGCGCGATACGGCCACAGTTCCGAAGCGATGCCGCCCACTTGCTCAGCATGTCAGGTGCGGCCGCCATTTTCGTACCGCGCTGCGGGTCTGGCTGGCTGGTAAGCAATGTTGTTATTACCACGTCACGGTGAGATCGATACTCGGCATAGCCTGTATATCCTGAATCCCGGCGCTGCCCATAAATCACAGCGTTCTTTTTATCGAGCGCCTCACGTTCTGGCCTCGGTATAGTGCGCGCACCTTCCTCATACTCGTCCATTGAGTGAATCAGCTTTTCAGAGCCAACCACATCAGCAAACGCCCAGGACGTTAAACCCGCGTTATGAATCCGAAGCGCCAGATCGGGATGCTCATACATACCGCGACCGTATACAGGGTCGAATCCGCCAACTTTATCGACGGCGCTGCGGTGGTAGTAAAGCATTACGCCACGCTGCCCTGTGTAAGCGATATGCTTATCATCCCGGTACAGTACCGTCATATCGTTAATCTTTCGGGGGCCAGCAAGATCAAGAAATTGATAAGCCAGGTGCGGCTCAGGTGATTCGATATAAGGCTGATGCCAGTTATCAGCAATTGGCCACGCATCATCATCCCAAAGGAAAAGATGTTCACATCCTGCGTCCACCAGCGCAGTTAAGCTGGCGTTCTTCGAAGCAACAATACCGCGCGATGATTCATGGCGTAACAGCGTAACCCCATCAGGAACTACAGCTTGAGGCTTTGATCCGTCGTCTATAACAACCACCAGCGCACCAGAAGGAAGATGTTTAATATGCTGCTCAATTGCCCGTTTTAAAACTTCTGGCCGGTTGTGCGTCGTTATGGCAATGCCTATTGCTGATCGCGAATCGCTGACGGGCGCATAAGAGACACCGTCTATTTTGACCTGCATGTGCGTTTCCTTTTAGGCGTGAGCCTGCCGCACGGCAATACCGACCGAGAGGTAAACGCTACCTAACGGTATTACCCAGGCTCACTACTGAAAGACTCTCTTCGAGGTGCGCGTGCGAAGCGCTGATATATATGGTGTCTCTTATCCCCTCTAGGGGATAATTAATTTTTATCCGCGCTAGGGGATATGGCGCTACGATAAATCTGCACATGGTGATGGCAATAAAAGCCCCAGTTTATTAGGGGCTTTTGAAGTATTTAGAACAAGAAGGCCGGAATTAGAATAATTTTAATTCGCGAGAGATATGATCTAGTAGCGACTCCATGTTGCCCCTTTCACCGCCGGTCTTTATATAGGTTATATATTGGCTTGAAAATGTCTTCCACTTGACATTAACACCTTTATTTTCGAAGAGCCCATCACACATAATCCAACATTTAACAGCCTGATCATATGCTGACATAAGCTCATTTTTTTTAAAGAAAATATTTGTCCTATCGTGGGTTTGGTGCGACATATTCGGATGTAGATTTATCAGATTTCGAGCAACATTTATGTCAAGATAGGACCAACTCTGCGGCATTGCTAATAGCGTATCCTTAAGATCAAGAATTGCATGTTTGAAATTAACTTGAACCTTCAATGCTTCCTGCTTATGCCATGAATTTAAAGCATATATAGCTACACCAATAGTACCCACGGATGCAATAGCACTCACAGCGCTTGCGATCATGGTCCAAAATGCCCAGTTAGAAGCCTCTTTTGCAACAAGCATTGCAGCCAAAGAAATTGAATCTGAATCCATTTTCACCTCACTATTCTTAATGAGGCTATTGTAACTAAAAGCATTATAACAGGCACTCAGTGAATGCCTGCTGTAATTCCTTATCCCCTTGCGGGGATATTTTTAATTTATCCCCGCAAGGGGATAAACATTATCAAGCCCATCACCTGATGAGATTTGTAAGGGCTGCCACTTCCCGGAGTGGCCACGCTCATGCCCTTGGGTTCGTAGTCAGGGGTATCTCATGAATCCCTCACCTCTAACCGGAGAACGATTGGCGATCGTTCTGGAGTACCGGCACACATCTTCTTTATTAACCCTGACCAGCGTGTGTTGCAGTTCGTACCTGCATCTGGCTCTCTAAAGAAGACTCGGGGCAGCATCATGACTGCTGCATTGCCTTTCGGCTGCGCTCTTTCCGCTTTAATGTTTCACCCTGTATCTCCTATTTCAGGCACTGCGTGTTGATGTATTCCTGCAGCGTTCTCAATGCTGTTTGGTCACTGATGATTCCGGATCGGATACCGAGAACGTTTCGTCCAGCAACGTCAGAGAGTTCGATGGTTTCATCATTGCCCATGCCGGAGGTGATGGCGGTTTTGGCTGTGGCTGGCACTGGACACTTGCCTTTGACGTGCACCCGACCACCATTATCAAGCTTGCGCTGCAGAGCATCATTTTCAGCTTTTGCATCGGCGAGTTCCTTCGTGTATTTGGCATCCAGTGCAGCAACATCGCGCTGCCGGGTTGTCATATCAGTGATGGTGGCGTTAGCCATATTAAGCGCTTGAGTCTTCTCATCGCGCTGCTTCTTGTATTCGGTGGCGTTGTCGCGGTAGTAGCTAATTTTCCACGCCATTGAAACCAGCAGGCAAATGACAACCGTGCAGATGATTGCAGTGAGACGGCTCATTTATCCAGCCCCCAGCACGCCAGCGCGCTCTCCTGGTCCCGTCTTTCCACCTGACCATAACACCCATTCTTCTGGCCTTTGGTCAGTCGGCAGTCTCGGCCACCATCTTTAATCCACCAGCGAATTGCTTCGCATGCGCCTTTACCGTCGCCAGCGTTAATGCGCTGATAGAACGTCGACGGGTAGCATTTACCAGGGCCGATGTTGTAAGGACAAAACGATGCGATGCCAACTTTCTGCGGTTCAGTGAGCGGCACTTTGATATTTCGGTCCACCCATGCAAGCGCCTTGTCGCGCTCGATGGCATTCACTTTCTTGCACTGCGCCTCAGTAGCTCGCTGGCCTTTGATGACCGACTTGCCATCAATGACAGTTACACCGTGGCACAATGACCAGACACCGCCCGGATCGACGACAGCAACGAGCGCGTTACCTTCTTTCTCACTAATGAACTGATCAAATAAAATCGGTGCTGATGCGCCAGCAGCAATCAGGGAGATCATTGCAGCACTAAGCTTCGCTCTGTTTCCCATTATTCACCTCGTGCGGCTTTGCGCCGATCCTCTTTGATTTTGAAATAAAGGTTTGTCAGATAGGTCAGCAGACCAAACACCAGGCTTCCGATCACACCGATGGCCGCCCATTGGGATGGGGAGACCTTGTCAGTGAATTGCAACAACCAGTAGCCAGTGTTGGTGGCTGATGCGCCATAGGCGATGCCTGTTGTTAGTTTGTCCATTCGATACATGCTCTCACCTCGCTAAGTTGCGGGTGCTGTGTTGAGGTATAAAAAAGGGCCGCTATATGCAGCCCAACGTTTTACTCCCCTGCCAGCTCTCGTACCTCACTGACTGTCTGATTAAACCTCTCATCTTCTAGTTCCACACCAATAGCACGACGCCCAAGATCAAGCGCGGCTTTGACCGTTGACCCAGACCCCATGAAAAAATCAGCGACCATATCACCAGGCCTACTGCTGGCGTTGATGATCTGCCGCAACATATCAGCGGGTTTTTCGCAGGGGTGTTTGCCTGGGTAAAATTGAACAGGTTTATGAGTCCAGACGTCCGTATATGAGACAGTTACTGATACAGAGAAATGCCGCCGGAGGTTTTTATATTCCTCAAGCAATTCCGAATATTTACGGTTCAACGACTTCCACGTCGCTACCAGTTGATGATGAGGTTTATCAAGTTCACTGTTCTGATGTTTGGCGATCGCTATTTGAGTGAAAAGAGTTTGCAGCTTGAGGTAATCGACCTCATTTGGCAGTTGCCACTGGCTTACACCAAACCAGTGAGACGCCATGTTTTTTTTACCCGTCGCTTCGGCTATTTGTTTTGTAGTGACACCGAGCGCTATTCGGGCATTGCGGAAGTAGTCAATCAGCGGGGACATGACATTTTGTTTTGTAGTATTGCTCTGTTCTGCATACTCATCCGGCTTGTACGGACCAGGATAATGCTCAGCAAAGATAACGCGCTCGGTTGAAGGGAAATAAGCTCTGAGGCTTTCTTTGTTGCATCCATTCCAGCGGCCTGAAGGTTTCGCCCAGATGATATGGTTCAGAATGTTGAAGCGGTTGCGCATCAAAAGTTCTGTATCAGCCGACAGGCGGTGACCACAAAAAAGGTAGATACTGCCGTTTGGTTTTAATACCCGCCAGAACTCCACCAGACATTTATCAAGCCATTCCAGATAATCAACATCCCCGCGCCACTGGTTATCCCAGCCGTTTGGCTTCACCTTAAAGTAAGGCGGATCGGTAATGATGAGATCGACAGAATCGGCAGGTAATAAGGCAAGAACCTGAAGACAATCAGCGTTGAACAATTCAGCACTGTTTATTTTTACAGTATTTTTCATAGATCAGTAAGCAGGTCTCTGATAGGCTCACTGTGCTTTAGCGCTAAAGCGGTGGGCCTCGGTTCGCTTGTGACCTTCTTACATGAGCGAATGGCTGGTCGGATGCTACAACACCCACCAGCCGCCCATTTTCACAAAAAAAGCCCCCATCACTGGAGGCGCTTGTAACATCCAAATTGATACACCGACAACTTCGCCATCACCAGTTGCGTGAGTATGAACTGGCAACGCGCCAGACTCAGATGTGTATTCTCTGCAATTTCACCTGCAGTGGCTGGAGTGGTGCTTAATTCGTTTAAGACCGCCTTTGCTTCTGCTGTCATATCACTATGATTTTGCATGTCTTTTACCTGTTTCTAGGGGTGTGACATACAGATAACTCTGGTTGCCCACTACAGCAAGCTTTGAACACAGGTTTTAGTGAGATAGGCATGAAAGCTGTTGAGGCTTTACACGAAAAAAGAAACGACGATATGACAGGGGTATTGATGCAATTCATCTCGCGAATACCCCTGTCGTATCGCCGTAAAGCAAAAGCCCCGGTTTACGGGGCTTTCGTTATATTCAAATTGTCGCTTAAGTTCGCTGCCATCGCGGCGCAGCTCTGCCAAGCATGAAGTGATTATCTTTTTTCCTGGCTCGTTTTCAATAACAAAATACAAATAAAGCACTAAATGCTAAATCTGCATTTCAACTGCCGTCAGATAAAAGCTGCCGGGCGGTCAGGAAAACCTTGGCTCTGAAAATATCCAGGCACCAGCGAACACGCCTTCTTGCTTCCCAGTCAGAAAGCCATGGCGCGATCACCTGCAACTCCTTTGTAATATCGGAAATTTTTTTTCGCGTGGTGTAATACTGCAACCCCACAACATAAACAGGATCGTTAACATCGAGCGCCGCCAGGACTGACTGCTCTATAAAATCGACATCATCATCATGCACAGCTACATCAATGATGCTGTTAACTGGCTTAGGCCACAGGATGGTGTGAGCACGATTTAGAGCCTGAGGCCCCCGAAAACCTTCACCTCTAGCTTGCTCAAGAGCTGCCGTAAAGCGTGAAAGCGCCTTGTCAGACCATCGTCCGCCCTTAAGAACATCCCAGCATGCATGTCCTCGAGGTAATCGCGGAGCTGTTCCACCGCTTATATCGTCTCCCCAAGTGGTGAGCAACGATTTAACCCAGGCTGATTGTATGTTGGTAAGAAGAATGCTTTTTCCTAACCAGCTCTTACGTGGCGCGTTAGCTGCTTTACCTAGCGCTTCGATATTTTTGCGGCGTTGACGTGGTGTCATTATTAATTGCTCCTTACGCCAGAACACCGAGCGCGAAAGCCCGGTCCAGCAGTTTGATAATCAGCACCGGCTGGGTGCCGTACTTGCGCTCGAATTTAACCGGGTCGTTGTGAAGCTCGGTGTGGTGTTTACGGCAAAGCGGGATGACCAGACTGTCATGGGCTTTAGTGCCCATTCCGCCCTGACCCCAACCAATGAGATGATGAGCATCGTCAGCTGGTTGTCCGCAGCAGGCGCAGGGCTGTATTTTTACCCAACGTAAAAACTTCAAATCTTCCCAGCGAAGATTCTTTGGCCGCTTCATGTGGGTTTGCGGCGATTCAGGATCAACCGTAAGTTTTGTAACCGGCTCCGGCATGATTCCGGAAAGGTCCACGTCAGCCACCTTGTCTGCGACGATGCTGGTGGCAGGAATAACGGGCTGAATATCGCTTTCACGCTTAACAACTCGTTCTTCTGGCAGGTTTAGGGCCTTTCTGGCAACGGAATCAGGTAGAGCAGAAGTTAACCCGTTGATAACTGCCCACCAGCACAGTTCGGCAAGTGAGATTTCTCGGGACTTATCGAGCATCAACGCATGGATAATCTTATCCAGCACCCAGTCAATGACGTTCCGGCGTGCCAGCTCTGCCAGCGCTTCGGTGTGCTGTTCGCGCAACTGATTGTCGCAGTGGCCACAAAGCAGGATTGAGCCTGGCTCGTGATGCATGACAGTTAATTCGTGATAGTGGTAGTCGCTGTGAGAATTCTGGCAAGCTCCACCGCTATAGTTGAGCAACCAGTAATCCAGACCACTGATACCACCAGCGGCGCGGATCACATCATGGTGAAGGAAAAATGAACGAAGCGCGGCGTCCCGGGACAGGGATTGTTGTGCGTCAGGAACGAACCCCGTCGCATGATTTGCCATGCTCGCAGGCTGGCTCTGCACCAGCACACGGCCAGCAGTGAACAGCCCAAACAACTCACGTCCCGGCTTAAGCATGACGACGCCCAGCTCCCGGACAATCACAGGTCTCAGTAATGCTCGCATCGGACGATCTCCCCGATGATGATTTTGCCTTCTTCACCCCAGAGCTTTGTCACCCGCGCATCCCAGATATGGGCATCGTCCTCGAAGATCGCATCCATCAGCGCTTTCATCAGATTATCGAAATCCGGTTTCCCCTGATGAGGCTTGCCGTTGTACTCAAGGCGTTTCTTTTTGCTCCAGCTCTGTGGCATAGGGAGGATGAAAGTGACGTGAGAGTTTGCCTCAGGGAGTTCGACGCCCAGCAGCCGTACGTGATCGCAGAATGCGCGGTACCGCATTACCTCCGGGCGCTTTTTCCACTTATCAGCGCGGGTCATTCTCGGTTTGCCCATCGGCAATATGTTGTAGACCTTCATGATCTGGACCACGCGCGGGAACGCAGGGAACGCCCTGTGGTTGGGTGGGATTTCTGCTGGGGAAGATAAGCGCTGACAATCCATAAGCGCGGGTCAGCAGCAAGGCATTTCTCAACCTTAACGCCCTTTTCGCGATAGCGTGCCACGAGCTCATCAGCTTCTTCGGTTGTCAGATCGGTATGTGCGAACCAGTCTCTTTTCATGCGGCCTCCTTGAGGAGGAGCGAATAAGAAAAGGCTCTGGCCCGTGGGAGGGTCAGTGAAGTAGTATTTTTGGTAGGTTTTTGCGCCATGGTTTATCTCCATTGGCGCAGCAGGTATAGGTTGTTCAGGCCTATGACGGGAGTGTAACAGAATTCTTCGAAGCGCGGTAACCAGCCTGTTCCAGCATCTGTGTAAAGAGTGTTGGTGTGC
This sequence is a window from Enterobacter sp. 638. Protein-coding genes within it:
- a CDS encoding RusA family crossover junction endodeoxyribonuclease, with the translated sequence MKVYNILPMGKPRMTRADKWKKRPEVMRYRAFCDHVRLLGVELPEANSHVTFILPMPQSWSKKKRLEYNGKPHQGKPDFDNLMKALMDAIFEDDAHIWDARVTKLWGEEGKIIIGEIVRCEHY
- a CDS encoding class II holin family protein translates to MYRMDKLTTGIAYGASATNTGYWLLQFTDKVSPSQWAAIGVIGSLVFGLLTYLTNLYFKIKEDRRKAARGE
- a CDS encoding HNH endonuclease, with the translated sequence MAKLTTLKPRLKVIDTCRIKPVYGEHRRISGSARVGLKRRIWVRDGGHCCMCSRAADLHESELDHRIALQFGGDNSERNLWTLCTECHAGKSAREVAAGKPDEEALKHDVPGDNEGQSFMAI
- a CDS encoding glycosyl transferase, which codes for MQVKIDGVSYAPVSDSRSAIGIAITTHNRPEVLKRAIEQHIKHLPSGALVVVIDDGSKPQAVVPDGVTLLRHESSRGIVASKNASLTALVDAGCEHLFLWDDDAWPIADNWHQPYIESPEPHLAYQFLDLAGPRKINDMTVLYRDDKHIAYTGQRGVMLYYHRSAVDKVGGFDPVYGRGMYEHPDLALRIHNAGLTSWAFADVVGSEKLIHSMDEYEEGARTIPRPEREALDKKNAVIYGQRRDSGYTGYAEYRSHRDVVITTLLTSQPDPQRGTKMAAAPDMLSKWAASLRNCGRIALVDELQTSPADVELFRVPDVKMNVYFRRWLHIWQHLRDHPEYRFVWCTDGTDVEMLRSPWVEMQPGKVYVGSEPKTYGDVWAKQNHPERIYQEFIEAHRSDVMLNAGLLGGSRIDVMAFAHAIIRIYYRIESYRFWKKEQAGAAVGDMMAFGVVAQSFSDRLVTGPLVHTVFKTDGIGKENAWWRHK
- the iraP gene encoding anti-adapter protein IraP; the protein is MKNLILSVIAKISKMDAEAKQLAAKVEAQSLLIGALLLTVGKNGGMSEMLENVRKAINAALDAADTPLKSDAEILLNEFNELILLTQLLETNDSEIDTESLK
- a CDS encoding lysis protein, which codes for MSRLTAIICTVVICLLVSMAWKISYYRDNATEYKKQRDEKTQALNMANATITDMTTRQRDVAALDAKYTKELADAKAENDALQRKLDNGGRVHVKGKCPVPATAKTAITSGMGNDETIELSDVAGRNVLGIRSGIISDQTALRTLQEYINTQCLK
- a CDS encoding lysozyme — translated: MGNRAKLSAAMISLIAAGASAPILFDQFISEKEGNALVAVVDPGGVWSLCHGVTVIDGKSVIKGQRATEAQCKKVNAIERDKALAWVDRNIKVPLTEPQKVGIASFCPYNIGPGKCYPSTFYQRINAGDGKGACEAIRWWIKDGGRDCRLTKGQKNGCYGQVERRDQESALACWGLDK
- a CDS encoding site-specific DNA-methyltransferase, which translates into the protein MKNTVKINSAELFNADCLQVLALLPADSVDLIITDPPYFKVKPNGWDNQWRGDVDYLEWLDKCLVEFWRVLKPNGSIYLFCGHRLSADTELLMRNRFNILNHIIWAKPSGRWNGCNKESLRAYFPSTERVIFAEHYPGPYKPDEYAEQSNTTKQNVMSPLIDYFRNARIALGVTTKQIAEATGKKNMASHWFGVSQWQLPNEVDYLKLQTLFTQIAIAKHQNSELDKPHHQLVATWKSLNRKYSELLEEYKNLRRHFSVSVTVSYTDVWTHKPVQFYPGKHPCEKPADMLRQIINASSRPGDMVADFFMGSGSTVKAALDLGRRAIGVELEDERFNQTVSEVRELAGE
- a CDS encoding terminase small subunit, which encodes MLTAQKRKFAVALMSGMSQTGAAIQAGYSEKSARSKGSQLAKDPEVIAFIDRKKREVIETDDEPACRRNVYTPVVNNPEKIPVPESPPTVGSFDDPLKFLMSVMNDTKEEIDVRKDAAKAMLPYIHPKKGETGKKEARNAAAKVAAGASKFGSMAPPKLVVNNKGG
- a CDS encoding DUF968 domain-containing protein, with product MRALLRPVIVRELGVVMLKPGRELFGLFTAGRVLVQSQPASMANHATGFVPDAQQSLSRDAALRSFFLHHDVIRAAGGISGLDYWLLNYSGGACQNSHSDYHYHELTVMHHEPGSILLCGHCDNQLREQHTEALAELARRNVIDWVLDKIIHALMLDKSREISLAELCWWAVINGLTSALPDSVARKALNLPEERVVKRESDIQPVIPATSIVADKVADVDLSGIMPEPVTKLTVDPESPQTHMKRPKNLRWEDLKFLRWVKIQPCACCGQPADDAHHLIGWGQGGMGTKAHDSLVIPLCRKHHTELHNDPVKFERKYGTQPVLIIKLLDRAFALGVLA